A part of Mycolicibacterium sp. TUM20985 genomic DNA contains:
- a CDS encoding acyl-CoA carboxylase subunit beta has protein sequence MTQEAAPVTSKAHTTAEKLAELRERLELAKDPGDEKAKARRDKKGIPSARSRIHSLLDPGSFLEIGALAKTPGDPNAFYGDGVVTGHGTIDGRPVGVFSHDQTVFQGSVGEMFGRKVARLMEWVAMVGCPIIGINDSGGARIQDAATSLAWYAELGRRHELLRGLVPEISLIFGKCAGGAVYSPIQTDLVVAVRDQGYMFVTGPDVIKDVTGEDVSLDELGGADAQAKYGNIHQVVESEEAAFQYVRDYLSFLPPNTFDSAPVVNPGLEPEITPHDLELDAIVPDNDNTGYDMHEILLRIFDDGDVFEVAANAGPAIITAFARIDGRPVGVIANQPMYNAGAIDNEESDKAARFIRFCDSFNTPLVFVVDTPGFMPGVGPEKGGIIKRGGRFLNAVVEADIPKVTITVRKSYGGAYAVMGSKQLTADLNFAWPTARIAVIGADGAAQLLVKRFPDPTSPEVQKIKADFIEGYNLNLATPWIAAERGYIDGVIEPHQTRLHLRSAMRLLRDKQISRVQRKHGLTPI, from the coding sequence GTGACCCAAGAGGCGGCTCCCGTCACCAGCAAGGCCCACACGACGGCCGAGAAGCTGGCCGAACTCCGCGAGCGGTTGGAGCTGGCCAAGGATCCCGGCGACGAGAAGGCGAAGGCGCGGCGGGACAAGAAGGGGATACCGAGCGCACGCTCGCGTATTCATTCGCTTCTCGACCCAGGGAGCTTCCTCGAGATCGGTGCGCTGGCCAAGACGCCAGGCGATCCCAACGCGTTCTACGGGGACGGCGTCGTCACGGGTCACGGCACCATCGACGGCAGGCCCGTCGGCGTGTTCAGCCACGACCAGACGGTGTTCCAGGGCTCGGTCGGCGAGATGTTCGGCCGCAAGGTCGCGCGGTTGATGGAGTGGGTGGCCATGGTGGGCTGCCCGATCATCGGCATCAACGACTCCGGCGGAGCCCGCATCCAGGACGCCGCTACCTCGCTGGCCTGGTACGCAGAGCTGGGCCGGCGCCACGAACTGCTGCGCGGGCTGGTTCCGGAGATCTCGCTGATCTTCGGCAAGTGCGCCGGCGGTGCGGTGTACTCGCCGATCCAGACCGACCTGGTGGTCGCGGTGCGCGATCAGGGCTACATGTTCGTCACCGGGCCCGACGTCATCAAGGACGTGACGGGCGAGGACGTTTCGCTCGACGAGCTCGGCGGTGCCGACGCGCAGGCCAAGTACGGCAACATCCACCAGGTGGTCGAGTCGGAAGAGGCCGCGTTCCAATACGTCCGCGACTACCTGAGTTTCTTGCCCCCCAACACCTTCGACTCGGCACCCGTCGTCAACCCCGGGCTCGAACCCGAGATCACGCCGCATGACCTGGAACTCGACGCGATCGTGCCGGACAACGACAACACCGGCTACGACATGCACGAGATCCTGCTGAGGATCTTCGACGACGGTGACGTGTTCGAGGTCGCCGCGAATGCCGGGCCGGCGATCATCACCGCCTTCGCCAGGATCGACGGTCGCCCGGTCGGGGTCATCGCGAACCAGCCGATGTACAACGCGGGCGCCATCGACAACGAGGAGTCCGACAAGGCCGCACGGTTCATCCGGTTCTGCGACTCGTTCAACACGCCACTGGTCTTCGTCGTCGACACCCCGGGCTTCATGCCGGGCGTCGGACCGGAGAAGGGCGGCATCATCAAGCGCGGCGGCCGGTTCCTCAACGCCGTCGTCGAGGCCGACATCCCGAAGGTGACCATCACCGTGCGCAAGTCCTATGGCGGCGCGTACGCCGTGATGGGCTCCAAGCAGCTGACGGCCGATCTGAACTTCGCCTGGCCGACGGCCCGCATCGCGGTGATCGGCGCGGACGGCGCTGCGCAGTTGCTGGTGAAGCGGTTCCCCGATCCGACGTCGCCCGAGGTGCAGAAGATCAAGGCCGACTTCATCGAGGGGTACAACCTCAACCTGGCGACGCCGTGGATCGCCGCCGAGCGGGGTTATATCGACGGGGTCATCGAGCCGCACCAGACGCGTCTGCACCTGCGTAGCGCCATGCGCCTGCTGCGGGACAAGCAGATCTCGCGGGTGCAGCGCAAGCACGGCCTCACCCCCATCTAG
- a CDS encoding MBL fold metallo-hydrolase, with amino-acid sequence MTDRIKLGNATVTRVLEWEFEVGAGLFGETPAEAWQDEADLLVPTFYDPATDRWRVVMQSWVIDVDGLTVVVDTGVGNDRDRPHMPPLAGLSTDFLGALRRAGVAPEEVDVVVNTHLHTDHVGWNTTLGSDGRWVPTFPNARYLIPEADYRFFAPDGPGATEGSRIVMADSIFPVEDQMQLWSDDLVLSESLRLRPAAGHTPGSSALWLDAGRPAVFVGDLTHCPIQIPRPDDPCGFDVDPAAAATARKRVFTEASRSRAAVIPAHYPGHGGATLVARGDRFEVDDWLGFAPI; translated from the coding sequence ATGACCGACCGCATCAAGCTGGGCAACGCGACCGTGACGCGTGTCTTGGAGTGGGAGTTCGAAGTCGGCGCAGGCCTGTTCGGCGAGACCCCGGCGGAGGCGTGGCAGGACGAGGCCGACCTCCTGGTGCCGACGTTCTACGACCCGGCCACCGACCGATGGCGGGTCGTCATGCAGAGCTGGGTGATCGACGTCGACGGGCTGACCGTCGTGGTCGACACCGGGGTCGGCAACGACCGCGACCGTCCCCACATGCCGCCGCTGGCAGGGCTGAGCACCGACTTCCTCGGCGCCCTGCGCCGGGCCGGGGTGGCGCCGGAGGAGGTCGACGTCGTCGTCAACACGCATCTGCACACCGACCACGTGGGCTGGAACACCACGCTTGGTTCGGACGGCCGGTGGGTGCCGACGTTTCCCAACGCGCGCTACCTGATTCCCGAAGCCGACTACCGCTTTTTCGCCCCCGACGGGCCGGGCGCGACGGAGGGTTCACGAATCGTGATGGCGGACAGCATCTTTCCCGTCGAGGATCAGATGCAGCTATGGTCCGACGACCTGGTGCTCAGCGAGTCGTTGCGACTGCGGCCCGCTGCCGGCCATACGCCGGGGTCGTCGGCGCTGTGGCTCGACGCCGGCCGCCCCGCGGTGTTCGTCGGCGATCTCACGCACTGTCCCATTCAGATTCCCCGACCCGACGATCCGTGTGGCTTCGACGTGGATCCGGCCGCCGCGGCGACGGCGCGCAAGCGGGTCTTCACCGAGGCGTCGCGGTCGCGGGCGGCGGTGATTCCTGCGCACTATCCCGGCCATGGCGGGGCGACGCTGGTGGCGCGCGGCGACCGGTTCGAGGTCGACGACTGGCTCGGATTCGCGCCGATCTGA
- a CDS encoding RDD family protein, with protein MSRGVAALIDLAVAGVIVGVLYLGVALTQLVLQPSAFRFPAPSVFFSTTVMFAVAVLYLAGCWVTSGCTAGAVVMGLRVVGRRSNQVSLLVAVLRAVACVIFPIGLALVAVDGRRRSVQDVVLGTRVVYARPV; from the coding sequence GTGAGCCGCGGCGTGGCCGCCCTCATCGACCTGGCGGTCGCGGGCGTGATCGTCGGCGTCCTCTACCTCGGGGTGGCGTTGACGCAATTGGTGTTGCAGCCCTCGGCCTTTCGCTTCCCCGCGCCGAGCGTCTTCTTCTCGACGACGGTGATGTTCGCCGTCGCGGTGCTGTACCTCGCCGGTTGCTGGGTCACCTCCGGGTGTACGGCAGGTGCCGTGGTGATGGGGTTGCGCGTGGTGGGTCGTAGGTCGAATCAGGTGTCGCTGCTCGTGGCCGTGCTGCGTGCCGTCGCGTGCGTGATCTTCCCGATCGGGCTGGCGCTCGTCGCCGTCGACGGCCGGCGCCGATCGGTGCAGGACGTGGTGTTGGGTACCCGGGTGGTGTACGCGAGACCCGTTTAA
- a CDS encoding DUF4331 family protein → MSNHFTGLSLGPPLGDQRLDLCDLYAFQSPADPTRTVLILNANPNADALHPDAIYRLAIDNDGDLRNDIAFSYVFSTPVDGRQTADVYLAVGADAEEPEAVGEKIFDAVEVSFGPMPVIATSDGFTFFAGARSDAFFFDFDGIKNLFDTSGGRNFTALHAAGAAPWTGVDSNTTANVFSIALELPTAFLGTNPDIRIWGRCSLRRDGELVHVDRAGHPSVSSFFNTDDTKEEYNASVPLHDRERWIGQFVHLMGHTGGYSEEEAIAAIDEEGTLPDMLTFDPSKPAKYPNGRVFTDDVIDYRLAFLSKGDIPPTGLSPHTDTLDEFPYLGTPH, encoded by the coding sequence ATGTCGAACCACTTCACCGGGCTGAGTCTCGGACCGCCACTGGGCGATCAACGGCTGGATCTCTGCGACCTGTATGCCTTTCAGTCCCCGGCGGATCCCACCCGTACGGTGCTGATCCTCAACGCCAACCCGAATGCCGACGCCCTGCACCCCGACGCGATCTACCGGCTGGCCATCGACAACGACGGCGATCTGCGCAACGACATCGCGTTCAGCTACGTGTTCTCCACCCCGGTGGACGGCCGCCAGACGGCCGACGTGTATCTGGCGGTCGGTGCGGACGCCGAGGAGCCGGAAGCCGTGGGCGAGAAGATCTTCGACGCCGTCGAGGTGTCCTTCGGGCCGATGCCGGTCATCGCGACGTCGGACGGGTTCACGTTCTTCGCCGGTGCGCGCAGTGACGCCTTCTTCTTCGACTTCGACGGCATCAAGAACCTCTTCGACACCTCGGGCGGGCGGAACTTCACTGCGCTGCACGCTGCCGGTGCTGCGCCGTGGACGGGGGTCGACTCGAACACGACGGCCAACGTGTTCTCCATCGCGCTCGAGCTGCCGACCGCGTTTCTGGGCACCAACCCCGACATCAGAATCTGGGGCCGCTGCAGCCTGCGCCGCGACGGTGAACTGGTGCACGTCGACCGGGCCGGGCACCCGTCGGTCAGCAGCTTCTTCAACACCGACGACACCAAGGAGGAGTACAACGCGAGTGTGCCGCTGCACGATCGCGAGCGCTGGATCGGGCAGTTCGTCCATCTGATGGGCCACACCGGTGGCTACTCGGAGGAAGAGGCGATCGCGGCGATCGATGAGGAGGGCACCTTGCCCGACATGCTGACGTTCGATCCGTCGAAGCCCGCGAAATACCCCAACGGCCGGGTGTTCACCGACGACGTGATCGACTACCGGCTGGCCTTCCTCTCCAAGGGTGACATCCCGCCGACCGGGTTGAGCCCGCACACCGACACTCTCGACGAGTTTCCGTATCTCGGTACGCCGCACTGA
- a CDS encoding arabinosyltransferase domain-containing protein translates to MIAGLIGFVLSVLTPLLPVVQTTATLNWPQGGQVGNVTTPLITLTPVDLTATVPCDVLRDMANRGGGTVLSTAPPEAKDAALNALFVNVTGKINDRRVTVTDRNVVVAIMPMYRVLGPECTRLEITSSEAGTFATFPGMSDPTDPQKEFRAGFADPNLRPNVVGVFTDLTGPAPQGLSLSATIDTRFTTKPTALKLGAMLLAMVATVIALIALWRLDQLDGRRMQRLIPSRWRTFSATDVVVVGGFLLWHVIGANSSDDGYILQMARVADRAGYMSNYFRWFGSPEDPFGWLYNVFALMTHVSDASIWMRLPDLICALVCWLLLSREVLPRLGPAVSTSRSATWAAGLVLMAAWMPFNNGLRPEGQIATGALITYVLIERAIISGRLTPAALAIVSAAFTLGIQPTGLIAVAALLAGGRPLLRILVRRHRVVGTWPLVLPLLAAGTIILTVVFADQTLATVLEATRIRTAIGPSQAWYTENLRYFYLILPTVDGSLSRRFGFMITALSLFASLFIMLRRGRVPGVARGPVWRLVGIIFGTMFFLMFTPTKWVHHFGLFAAVGAAMAAVATVLVSRQVLRSPRNRMAFTAGVLFIIALTFSSTNGWWYVSSYGVPFNNAMPAIGGVTVSSIFFALFGVAALWAFWLHFAPDRDESKLVRVVTAAPIPITAGFMVIVFVASMLAGVVRQSGTYSNASSNLAAFVGGCGLADDVLVEPDTNVGFLTPLPGNYGPLGPLGGVGATGFTPNGVPEHIVAEAIRNDLPTPGTDYDWNAPVKLSSPGVNASTVPLPYGLDPKRVPLAGSYVPGPAQQQSRLTSAWYGLPSADEAHPLIVVTAAGSITGNSIFNGRTEGQTVELEYARPGPDGVPVTAGRVAPFDIGPIPSWRNLRFERAQIPADATTVRIVAEDLSLTPGDWIAVTPPRVPELKTVQQYVGSEQPVLMDWAVGLAFPCQQPMLHANGVTEVPKFRITPDYNAKRKDTDTWQDGLNGGLLGISDLLLRQNVMATYLSQDWGRDWGSLRRFDTVVDAQEAQIDLGTATHSGLFSPGEIRIEP, encoded by the coding sequence ATGATCGCCGGCCTGATCGGCTTCGTGCTCTCGGTGCTGACGCCGCTGCTGCCCGTCGTTCAGACCACCGCGACGCTGAACTGGCCCCAGGGTGGACAGGTCGGCAACGTCACCACGCCGCTGATCACGCTGACGCCGGTCGACCTGACCGCCACGGTGCCCTGCGACGTGTTGCGCGACATGGCAAATCGCGGCGGCGGGACCGTGCTGAGCACCGCACCCCCCGAGGCCAAGGATGCGGCGCTCAACGCGCTGTTCGTCAACGTCACCGGCAAGATCAACGACCGCCGGGTCACCGTCACCGACCGCAACGTCGTCGTCGCCATCATGCCGATGTACCGGGTACTGGGCCCGGAGTGCACCCGCCTGGAGATCACCTCGTCGGAGGCCGGCACGTTCGCCACGTTCCCCGGGATGAGCGATCCGACCGACCCGCAGAAGGAATTCCGCGCCGGATTCGCCGATCCCAACCTGCGGCCGAACGTCGTCGGCGTCTTCACCGACCTGACCGGGCCGGCGCCCCAAGGCCTTTCGCTGTCGGCGACCATCGACACCCGCTTCACCACCAAACCGACCGCGCTGAAGCTCGGCGCGATGCTGCTCGCGATGGTCGCCACCGTGATCGCGCTCATTGCACTGTGGCGTCTCGACCAACTCGACGGCAGGCGCATGCAACGGCTGATCCCGTCGAGGTGGCGCACCTTCTCGGCGACCGACGTCGTCGTCGTAGGCGGGTTCTTGCTATGGCACGTCATCGGCGCGAACTCCTCGGACGACGGCTACATCCTGCAGATGGCCCGCGTCGCCGACCGGGCGGGCTACATGTCCAACTACTTCCGCTGGTTCGGTAGCCCCGAGGACCCATTCGGCTGGTTGTACAACGTGTTCGCCCTCATGACGCACGTCAGCGACGCCAGCATCTGGATGCGGTTGCCGGACTTGATCTGTGCGCTCGTGTGTTGGCTGCTGTTGTCCCGCGAAGTGCTGCCCCGCCTCGGCCCGGCGGTCTCGACGAGCCGCTCGGCGACGTGGGCCGCGGGCCTGGTCCTGATGGCGGCGTGGATGCCCTTCAACAACGGCCTGCGACCCGAGGGCCAGATCGCCACCGGCGCGCTGATCACCTACGTGCTCATCGAACGGGCGATCATCTCTGGTCGCCTCACGCCGGCCGCCCTCGCGATCGTCTCCGCCGCCTTCACGCTCGGCATCCAGCCGACGGGCCTCATTGCCGTCGCCGCGCTGCTCGCCGGAGGTCGACCCCTGCTGCGCATCCTGGTGCGCAGGCATCGCGTCGTCGGCACCTGGCCGTTGGTGCTCCCACTACTGGCCGCGGGCACCATCATCCTGACCGTCGTCTTCGCCGACCAGACGTTGGCAACGGTGTTGGAGGCCACCAGGATTCGCACCGCGATCGGCCCCAGCCAAGCCTGGTACACAGAGAACCTGCGCTACTTCTACCTGATCCTGCCGACCGTCGACGGTTCGCTGTCCCGCCGCTTCGGCTTCATGATCACGGCGTTGTCCCTATTCGCGTCGCTGTTCATCATGCTTCGGCGCGGGAGAGTGCCCGGCGTCGCCCGCGGCCCGGTGTGGCGCCTGGTCGGCATCATCTTCGGCACCATGTTCTTCCTGATGTTCACCCCCACCAAGTGGGTGCACCACTTCGGTCTGTTCGCCGCCGTCGGCGCGGCCATGGCGGCGGTGGCCACCGTGTTGGTGTCGCGCCAGGTGCTGCGCTCGCCGCGGAACCGGATGGCGTTCACCGCCGGGGTGCTCTTCATCATCGCGCTGACCTTCTCGAGCACCAACGGCTGGTGGTACGTCTCGAGTTACGGCGTCCCCTTCAACAACGCCATGCCGGCAATCGGCGGCGTCACCGTCAGCTCGATCTTCTTCGCTCTGTTCGGGGTGGCCGCGCTGTGGGCGTTCTGGCTGCACTTCGCGCCAGACCGCGACGAGAGCAAACTGGTGCGCGTGGTGACCGCGGCGCCGATTCCGATCACCGCCGGCTTCATGGTCATCGTGTTCGTCGCATCGATGCTCGCGGGTGTGGTGCGGCAGTCCGGGACGTACTCGAACGCGTCGTCCAACCTCGCGGCGTTCGTCGGCGGCTGCGGCCTGGCCGACGACGTCCTGGTCGAACCGGACACGAATGTCGGCTTCCTGACGCCACTTCCGGGCAACTACGGTCCGCTCGGTCCCCTCGGCGGCGTCGGCGCGACCGGATTCACCCCCAACGGCGTGCCGGAACACATCGTTGCCGAGGCCATCCGCAACGACCTGCCGACACCGGGCACCGACTACGACTGGAACGCGCCGGTCAAGCTGTCCAGCCCCGGGGTCAACGCCTCCACCGTCCCGCTGCCCTACGGTCTTGACCCCAAGCGCGTGCCGCTGGCAGGCAGCTACGTACCCGGCCCGGCGCAGCAGCAGAGCCGCCTGACCTCCGCGTGGTACGGCCTGCCAAGCGCTGACGAGGCGCATCCCCTCATCGTCGTCACCGCAGCGGGCAGCATCACCGGCAACAGCATCTTCAACGGTCGCACCGAGGGCCAGACCGTCGAGTTGGAGTACGCCCGACCGGGGCCCGACGGCGTACCGGTGACGGCGGGTCGTGTCGCGCCATTCGACATCGGACCGATCCCGTCGTGGCGCAATCTGCGCTTCGAGCGCGCCCAGATCCCGGCGGACGCGACGACCGTGCGCATCGTGGCCGAAGACCTGTCGTTGACGCCGGGAGACTGGATCGCCGTCACGCCGCCGCGGGTCCCCGAGTTGAAGACCGTTCAGCAGTACGTGGGCTCCGAGCAGCCCGTGCTGATGGACTGGGCCGTCGGCCTTGCCTTCCCGTGTCAGCAGCCAATGCTGCACGCCAACGGGGTGACCGAAGTCCCCAAATTCAGGATCACGCCGGACTACAACGCCAAGCGCAAGGACACCGACACCTGGCAGGACGGCCTCAACGGCGGCCTGCTCGGCATCAGCGACCTTCTGCTGCGGCAGAACGTGATGGCCACCTACCTGTCGCAGGACTGGGGTCGCGACTGGGGCTCGCTGCGCAGGTTCGATACGGTCGTGGACGCGCAAGAGGCGCAGATCGACCTCGGCACGGCGACACACAGCGGACTGTTCTCACCCGGCGAGATTCGAATCGAGCCCTAG
- a CDS encoding arabinosyltransferase domain-containing protein has protein sequence MPVRTVRLVAIVAGVIGLLLCGLTPLLPVKQTTAAILWPQGVGPDGLITDVTAPLVSGAPLALDATIPCPAVSTLPAAGGVVLSTIPDGGIDAGRNGLFVRATANIVIVAFRDSVAAVAPRQAVASGACSALHVWANVGGVGADFVGIPGATGTLAPEKKPQVAGVFTDMKVAAQAGLTARIDVDTRFVTSPTALKTVLMALGVLATIASIVALAVLDRREGRRVHGAWRRFWRVGVATWLADIAVVGTLLLWHVVGATSSDDGYNLTIARVSGDAGYAANYYRYFGATEAPFDWYQSVLAHLAAISTAGVWMRLPALLAGLATWVLLSRWVLPRLGRRLAVNRVAVWTGAAVFLASWLPFNNGLRPEPLIAFGALLTWVLVEYAIGARRSWPAAAAIIVAMFSLTLAPQGLIAIAPLLVGARAIARTTRGRATGLLAPLTAYAASLSLVLVIVFRDQTLATVAESARIKYTVGPTISWYQEFLRYYFLTTKESVDGSLPRRFAVFALLLCLFGLLAVLLRRGSLPGMVTAPVWRLIGTTAVGLLLLTFTPTKWVVQFGAFAGIAGALGAVTAFTFSRVGLHSRRNLALYVTALLFVLAWATAGINGWFYVGNYGVPWFDRQPVIAGYPVTSMLLALAIATGLLAGWLHFRMDYTGHTEVENTRRNRVLASTPLLVVATLMVLLEVGSMLKGAVGRYPNFTTAAANVDAITSGLGRSSCAMADEVLVEADPNAGLLQPVPGQQFGPDGPLGGTDPQGFTPNGVSDSLLPPEPVTGNPGTVNSPGSSDKPNVGIGFSAGTGGGYGPEGVNGSRVFLPFGLEPARTPVMGSYGENAATATATSAWYQLPPRAPDRPLLTVAAAGAISSTDDEGDFNYGQSLKLQWGVGNPDGSFRPLAEVTPIDPLVPQRAWRNLRFPLASAPPEANVARIVASDPNLSTDQWFAFTPPRVPALQSAQQFLGSTTPVLMDIASAANFPCQRPATQHLGIAELPDYRILPNAKQVVVSSNQWQSADDGGPFLYIQALLRTSTVPTYLSGDWYRDWGSIERYDRIVSASSAPNVLVEQGTETVPGWTRRGPIRALPLETDS, from the coding sequence GCGTGGGGCCTGACGGTCTGATCACCGACGTGACTGCTCCCCTGGTGTCCGGCGCACCGCTGGCACTCGACGCGACCATCCCCTGCCCGGCGGTCTCGACGCTCCCCGCGGCGGGCGGCGTCGTCCTGTCCACGATCCCGGACGGCGGCATCGACGCGGGCCGCAACGGCCTGTTCGTGCGGGCGACCGCCAACATCGTCATCGTCGCGTTCCGTGACTCGGTCGCCGCCGTCGCGCCTCGGCAGGCCGTCGCCTCGGGCGCCTGCAGTGCGCTGCACGTCTGGGCGAACGTCGGCGGCGTCGGCGCGGACTTCGTCGGCATCCCCGGAGCCACCGGCACGCTGGCGCCCGAGAAGAAGCCTCAGGTGGCGGGTGTCTTCACCGACATGAAGGTCGCCGCCCAGGCGGGACTGACGGCCCGCATCGACGTCGACACCCGCTTCGTCACCTCCCCGACCGCACTCAAGACGGTGCTGATGGCGCTTGGCGTGCTGGCCACCATCGCGTCGATCGTGGCGCTGGCCGTGCTGGACCGCCGCGAGGGCCGGCGGGTGCACGGTGCCTGGCGCAGGTTCTGGCGCGTCGGGGTGGCGACCTGGCTGGCCGACATCGCCGTCGTCGGCACCCTCCTGCTCTGGCACGTGGTGGGTGCCACCTCGTCGGACGACGGCTACAACCTCACCATCGCGCGGGTGTCCGGGGACGCGGGCTACGCCGCCAACTACTACCGCTACTTCGGCGCCACCGAAGCGCCCTTCGACTGGTACCAGTCCGTGCTCGCGCACCTCGCCGCCATCAGCACCGCGGGCGTATGGATGCGGCTGCCCGCCCTGCTCGCCGGCCTCGCCACGTGGGTCCTGCTGAGCCGCTGGGTGCTGCCCCGGCTGGGCAGGCGACTCGCGGTCAACCGGGTGGCGGTCTGGACCGGCGCCGCCGTCTTCCTGGCCAGCTGGCTGCCGTTCAACAACGGCCTGCGACCCGAGCCGCTGATCGCCTTCGGCGCGCTGCTCACGTGGGTGCTCGTCGAGTACGCGATCGGCGCGCGGCGGTCGTGGCCTGCGGCGGCGGCGATCATCGTCGCCATGTTCAGCCTGACGCTGGCGCCGCAGGGGCTCATCGCGATCGCCCCGCTGCTGGTCGGCGCACGCGCCATCGCCCGCACCACCCGCGGCCGGGCTACCGGGCTACTGGCGCCCCTGACCGCCTACGCCGCGTCGCTGTCACTGGTCCTGGTCATCGTCTTCCGCGACCAGACGCTGGCCACCGTCGCCGAGTCCGCGCGGATCAAGTACACCGTCGGCCCCACCATCTCCTGGTATCAGGAGTTCCTCCGCTACTACTTCCTCACCACGAAGGAGAGCGTCGACGGATCACTGCCTCGCCGCTTCGCCGTGTTCGCTCTGCTGCTGTGCCTCTTCGGCCTCCTTGCCGTCCTGCTGCGGCGCGGCAGCCTGCCCGGCATGGTCACGGCCCCGGTCTGGCGCCTGATCGGGACGACGGCCGTCGGCCTGCTGCTGCTGACGTTCACGCCGACGAAGTGGGTCGTGCAGTTCGGCGCGTTCGCCGGAATCGCCGGCGCGCTCGGCGCCGTCACGGCCTTCACGTTCTCCCGCGTCGGGTTGCACAGCCGACGCAACCTCGCGCTCTACGTCACCGCGCTGCTGTTCGTACTCGCCTGGGCGACCGCCGGCATCAATGGCTGGTTCTACGTCGGCAACTACGGCGTGCCGTGGTTCGACAGGCAGCCGGTGATCGCCGGCTACCCGGTGACGTCGATGTTGTTGGCGCTCGCGATCGCCACCGGCCTGCTGGCCGGCTGGTTGCACTTCCGCATGGACTACACCGGGCACACCGAGGTCGAGAACACCCGCCGCAACCGGGTCCTGGCCTCCACCCCGCTGCTGGTGGTCGCGACGCTGATGGTGCTCCTCGAGGTGGGTTCGATGCTCAAGGGTGCGGTGGGCCGCTACCCCAACTTCACGACGGCCGCGGCGAACGTCGATGCCATCACCTCCGGGCTTGGGCGCTCGAGCTGCGCGATGGCCGATGAGGTCCTGGTCGAGGCCGACCCGAATGCCGGCTTGCTGCAACCGGTTCCGGGACAGCAGTTCGGACCCGACGGTCCACTTGGCGGAACGGACCCGCAGGGATTCACACCCAACGGCGTCAGCGACAGCCTTCTTCCGCCCGAACCCGTGACCGGCAACCCCGGCACCGTCAACTCCCCGGGATCGTCCGACAAGCCGAACGTCGGCATCGGGTTCTCGGCAGGTACCGGCGGCGGCTACGGACCCGAGGGCGTCAACGGCTCCCGCGTCTTCCTGCCGTTCGGACTCGAACCCGCGCGCACCCCGGTGATGGGCAGCTACGGCGAGAACGCCGCGACCGCCACGGCGACGTCGGCCTGGTATCAACTGCCGCCGCGCGCGCCGGACCGGCCGCTGCTCACCGTCGCCGCCGCGGGCGCCATCTCGTCCACCGACGACGAGGGCGACTTCAATTACGGCCAATCCCTCAAACTGCAATGGGGCGTTGGCAATCCGGACGGAAGCTTCCGCCCTCTGGCCGAAGTGACGCCGATCGATCCGCTGGTGCCGCAGCGCGCCTGGCGCAATCTGCGCTTCCCGCTGGCGTCGGCGCCGCCGGAGGCCAACGTGGCCCGCATCGTCGCCAGCGACCCGAACCTGTCCACCGATCAGTGGTTCGCGTTCACCCCGCCGCGCGTGCCGGCACTGCAGTCCGCGCAGCAATTCCTCGGGTCGACGACACCGGTCCTGATGGACATCGCCTCCGCCGCGAACTTCCCCTGTCAGCGGCCGGCCACCCAGCACCTCGGCATCGCCGAACTCCCGGACTACCGAATCCTGCCCAACGCCAAGCAGGTCGTGGTCTCGTCGAACCAGTGGCAGTCAGCTGACGACGGCGGCCCGTTCCTCTACATCCAGGCGCTGCTGCGGACGTCCACGGTGCCGACCTATCTCAGCGGGGACTGGTACCGCGACTGGGGTTCGATAGAGCGCTACGACCGGATCGTGTCCGCGTCGTCGGCCCCCAACGTCCTCGTCGAACAGGGCACCGAGACGGTTCCAGGCTGGACCCGCCGCGGCCCGATCCGCGCCCTGCCCCTGGAGACCGATTCGTGA